One genomic window of Caldivirga sp. includes the following:
- a CDS encoding transcriptional regulator produces the protein MRKDTTVGVALMVVGVVVIVAYGWLVFATPWWRLILQLTGFIAVAAVFGILAWIGYALATTPPPKPIEEIEKEIQEELQKLQEEEKKQESNKGSS, from the coding sequence ATGCGTAAGGACACTACAGTAGGTGTTGCATTAATGGTAGTCGGCGTGGTGGTAATAGTGGCTTACGGTTGGCTAGTCTTCGCCACCCCATGGTGGCGTTTAATTCTTCAATTAACAGGCTTCATAGCTGTTGCAGCAGTATTCGGTATACTGGCGTGGATAGGATACGCGTTAGCAACTACACCGCCACCAAAACCCATTGAGGAGATTGAAAAGGAGATCCAGGAGGAGTTGCAGAAGCTTCAAGAGGAGGAGAAGAAGCAGGAGAGTAATAAGGGGTCATCTTAA
- a CDS encoding DUF655 domain-containing protein has translation MVVRKEDYAYVLDIIPPEEALMKEAEIIRRGFPRRDTYLQVIGEEYFTLLEVTLKHEATVEVGERVYIGNGVRDKVNKIVRRLKYDELTPQAKQELEAVVEKIVKAREKFFIDWVNKAGPLTLKLHSLELLKGIGKKTLNQVLEERVKKPFESFEDFKNRIGINVQRLIVERIIREIQGNEQYYVFTAPPPP, from the coding sequence ATGGTGGTTAGGAAGGAGGACTACGCCTATGTCCTAGACATAATACCCCCTGAGGAGGCTTTAATGAAGGAGGCTGAGATAATTAGGAGGGGTTTTCCAAGGAGGGATACTTACCTTCAGGTTATTGGGGAGGAGTACTTCACTCTCCTTGAGGTTACGCTTAAGCATGAGGCCACAGTGGAGGTTGGGGAGAGGGTTTACATTGGTAATGGTGTTAGGGATAAGGTGAATAAGATTGTTAGGAGACTTAAGTACGATGAATTAACACCCCAGGCTAAGCAGGAGCTTGAGGCTGTGGTGGAGAAGATTGTTAAGGCTAGGGAGAAGTTCTTCATCGACTGGGTTAATAAGGCTGGGCCATTAACCCTTAAGCTGCACAGCCTTGAGCTACTTAAGGGTATTGGTAAAAAGACCCTTAACCAAGTACTTGAGGAGAGGGTTAAGAAGCCCTTTGAGAGTTTTGAAGACTTCAAGAATAGGATAGGGATTAATGTGCAAAGACTTATTGTTGAGAGGATTATAAGGGAGATTCAGGGTAATGAGCAATACTACGTATTCACAGCCCCACCCCCACCATAG
- a CDS encoding PaREP1 family protein produces MSFADRNYVVQAGGKLYKAVEEAIKALALVKGLNEAKEALSKGR; encoded by the coding sequence GTGAGTTTTGCTGATAGGAATTATGTTGTTCAAGCCGGTGGGAAACTCTATAAGGCTGTTGAGGAGGCTATTAAGGCTTTAGCATTAGTTAAGGGTCTTAATGAGGCTAAGGAAGCATTAAGCAAGGGTAGGTGA
- a CDS encoding glycosyl hydrolase, with protein MLSESDFKNPPTWFRGVPFWSINDKLNSDELVRQLRLLINGGFGGGFFHAREGLLTPFLSDEWFNALKATVEAASREGCFIWLYDEDRWPSGFASGHVPALGPEHRAKSIVMVINATPFKGSDVMAVFKCAPGNGLIPRECWRINEGKAEDGYLYLSFIRHVASPGDPWYSGFSYVDLLNPSTVDKFIEIAYKPHVEALKEYVGKVVPGIFTDEPNLTSSRPPWRGRLTLLRGAPFPQYALPWTDNFPEYFRRINGYDIVDKLPELFFNIGSYTKTRYDYWRTLTMLFIESFSKRIYDWCNANGLRFTGHYLMEDTLLSQLVVGAVMPHYEYMHVPGMDHLCLRTWEMFLTAKQVASVANQLGKERVLSETYGATGHHPTFEDRKWIGDFLYALGINLLNHHLVPYSLRGRRKADYGLTIHWSQPWWPYNKVIEDYFARLSYVLSQGVRLVDVLVLHPMGSVWATYSPVNESEAVTVNEKFMEVLRGLARMHVDFELGDETIMAKYGNVSGGELTIGRARYRVVVIPPSYTIAASTINVLKRFIDNGGLVVAIKPIPTMIDGVESPTINDFLSKVKIVDNVGKLSEILKSVERSIIVNSPSDKDGEVLTHVRSVGGSLIVFIANTSRVKDHEVEVSFKGSFKVEDWDPLTGSISNYPASLRNGWTLVKVTLNPVGSRLLVLKPGEPLIERSVNYVKVGEVKLSSDWVTRRLNPNILVLDYARVKVGSNWSEPMPMPKVKDTILSLGVGSAYTIRFEVNAAEKPQGKLSLVVESDNLRRITINGHELNLSKPTGTWLDWNFKTYDVTDLIKDGINIIEVEGIIGLEPDLEPLYLLGEFAVEAKPKGQSIIHREQPVTSLGDLTKQGYPFYSGAVELTRSVRIVNASGGFDKVELILSFNAALAIVYVNGVEVARVIQRNSSVDITKHVRYGDNEIKVTLIGTLGNTLGPLHRKGDLSCVGPETFYIVNESWTDEYVLRPFGLEDARLTLYRIA; from the coding sequence ATGCTTAGTGAGTCCGATTTCAAGAATCCACCAACCTGGTTTAGGGGTGTACCCTTTTGGTCAATAAACGATAAGTTGAACAGTGATGAATTAGTTAGGCAATTGAGACTCCTCATTAATGGTGGATTTGGGGGTGGGTTCTTCCATGCCAGGGAGGGTCTACTAACCCCATTCCTAAGTGATGAGTGGTTTAATGCCCTTAAGGCAACCGTTGAGGCTGCTTCAAGGGAAGGCTGCTTCATTTGGCTTTACGATGAGGATAGGTGGCCCTCAGGCTTCGCTAGTGGTCATGTACCAGCCCTAGGGCCTGAGCATAGGGCTAAATCAATAGTCATGGTGATCAACGCCACGCCATTTAAGGGGAGTGACGTAATGGCTGTATTCAAGTGTGCCCCAGGGAATGGTTTAATTCCAAGGGAATGCTGGAGGATTAATGAAGGTAAGGCTGAGGACGGCTACCTCTACTTAAGCTTCATTAGGCATGTCGCCTCCCCAGGGGATCCATGGTACAGTGGCTTCAGTTACGTTGACTTACTTAATCCAAGTACCGTGGATAAGTTCATTGAAATAGCCTATAAGCCTCATGTGGAAGCCCTTAAGGAATACGTGGGTAAGGTTGTTCCCGGCATATTCACTGATGAACCTAACTTAACTTCATCAAGACCACCTTGGAGGGGTCGATTAACACTATTGAGGGGTGCCCCCTTCCCTCAATATGCGTTACCTTGGACTGACAATTTCCCTGAGTACTTCAGGAGGATTAACGGTTACGACATAGTTGATAAATTACCTGAATTATTCTTCAACATTGGTTCATACACTAAGACCAGGTATGATTACTGGAGGACCCTAACAATGCTCTTCATTGAGAGCTTCAGTAAGAGAATCTATGACTGGTGTAACGCCAATGGCCTCAGGTTCACTGGGCATTACCTAATGGAGGATACACTCCTCTCCCAACTGGTTGTTGGGGCTGTTATGCCCCATTACGAGTACATGCATGTCCCAGGTATGGACCACTTATGCTTAAGGACTTGGGAAATGTTCCTCACAGCTAAACAGGTTGCCAGTGTAGCCAATCAATTAGGTAAGGAGAGGGTTTTAAGTGAGACCTATGGTGCCACCGGTCATCACCCAACCTTCGAGGATAGGAAGTGGATTGGGGACTTCCTATACGCCCTAGGCATTAACTTACTGAACCATCACCTAGTACCCTACTCACTGAGGGGTAGGAGGAAGGCTGACTATGGGTTAACGATACACTGGAGTCAACCATGGTGGCCATATAATAAGGTTATTGAGGATTACTTCGCTAGGCTTAGCTATGTGCTTTCACAGGGGGTTAGGTTAGTGGATGTGTTAGTCCTGCATCCAATGGGTAGTGTTTGGGCAACCTATAGTCCAGTTAATGAGTCTGAGGCGGTTACAGTTAATGAAAAATTCATGGAGGTTCTCAGGGGGTTAGCTAGAATGCACGTGGACTTTGAACTTGGTGATGAAACAATAATGGCTAAGTACGGTAACGTAAGTGGGGGTGAATTAACCATAGGTAGGGCAAGGTATAGGGTAGTGGTGATACCACCCAGCTACACTATAGCTGCCAGTACCATTAATGTACTCAAGAGGTTTATTGATAATGGTGGGTTAGTGGTGGCTATTAAACCTATTCCAACAATGATTGATGGTGTTGAGTCACCTACCATTAATGATTTCCTCAGTAAGGTTAAGATTGTTGACAACGTAGGTAAGCTTAGTGAAATCCTAAAAAGCGTTGAAAGGAGCATTATAGTTAATAGCCCAAGCGATAAAGATGGTGAAGTATTAACTCATGTTAGGAGTGTTGGTGGTTCACTTATAGTCTTCATTGCTAATACAAGTAGGGTTAAGGATCATGAAGTTGAGGTTAGTTTTAAGGGTTCATTCAAGGTCGAGGACTGGGATCCCTTAACGGGCAGTATCAGTAACTACCCTGCTTCATTAAGGAATGGGTGGACATTGGTTAAAGTTACCCTTAATCCCGTTGGTTCAAGGCTACTTGTGCTTAAGCCTGGTGAGCCATTAATTGAAAGGAGCGTTAACTACGTTAAGGTTGGTGAAGTTAAGTTAAGCAGCGACTGGGTTACGCGTAGGCTTAACCCCAATATCCTCGTCTTGGATTATGCAAGAGTTAAGGTTGGGAGTAACTGGAGTGAACCAATGCCCATGCCTAAGGTTAAGGACACCATACTCAGCCTAGGCGTTGGCTCAGCCTACACAATTAGGTTTGAGGTTAATGCTGCTGAGAAGCCTCAGGGTAAGTTAAGCCTAGTTGTTGAGAGTGATAATTTAAGGAGGATCACAATCAATGGTCATGAATTAAACTTAAGTAAACCCACTGGGACTTGGCTTGACTGGAACTTCAAAACATATGATGTAACAGACTTAATTAAGGATGGGATTAACATCATTGAAGTAGAGGGGATTATTGGACTAGAACCTGACCTAGAGCCACTATACTTACTCGGTGAATTCGCAGTGGAGGCTAAGCCGAAGGGTCAATCAATAATTCACAGGGAGCAGCCGGTAACTAGCTTAGGTGACTTAACGAAACAGGGTTACCCATTCTATAGTGGTGCGGTTGAATTAACGAGATCAGTAAGAATAGTGAATGCTAGTGGGGGATTTGATAAAGTTGAGTTAATCCTCAGTTTTAATGCGGCATTAGCTATAGTATACGTGAATGGTGTTGAAGTTGCTAGGGTGATTCAAAGGAATAGCAGCGTGGATATAACTAAGCATGTTAGATATGGGGATAATGAAATCAAGGTGACCCTAATTGGAACACTAGGTAACACACTTGGGCCACTTCACAGAAAGGGTGACTTAAGTTGCGTTGGGCCTGAAACATTCTATATTGTTAATGAATCATGGACTGACGAATATGTACTAAGGCCCTTCGGTCTGGAGGATGCCAGGTTAACGCTCTACCGCATAGCGTAA
- a CDS encoding TldD/PmbA family protein: MEDELRGLLDKALSLGASYAEVRYQADSERSVRVRNGVLERVSTDSTEGYSVRVLYKGAWGFSSGPRPSIELAETAFKMAKAASTLRRREVSLAPSELMSLKYDVVEKTRLSDIQMEDAVKYLVDLDKVVSVDKRLSVRMLSLSMMETRKTIVNSEGVLVESRVPRLELFMVIMAHDPSKGLSQQRSEQYGGSGGWELIKALRIEDDAKRNAETLVKIIDNAKPIKSEEKLDIVFSPELAGIFTHESIGHPSELDRIMGREGAEAGESYMKPSDLGNLRIGSEYVTIIDDPTIPNSYGYYLVDEEGVKARPRILVNKGVINEFLMNREYASYIGARSSAAARASEFNREPIPRMANTYLAPGDWKPDEIIRETRNGLYFVSYQEWNIDDRRWFGRYGGLEAYRITNGELGELVLMPYVELTTKALWSSVDAVANDLSFNAGTCGKGNPMQGVPVWFGGVTFRVKNILVKPPVLNQ; encoded by the coding sequence ATGGAGGATGAGTTAAGGGGACTTTTAGATAAGGCCCTTAGTTTAGGTGCATCATACGCTGAGGTTAGGTACCAGGCTGATTCCGAGAGGAGTGTTAGGGTTAGGAATGGTGTACTGGAGAGGGTGTCAACTGACTCTACGGAGGGGTATTCAGTTAGGGTGCTTTACAAAGGGGCCTGGGGTTTTTCTTCAGGGCCAAGGCCATCAATTGAGCTTGCTGAAACAGCCTTTAAAATGGCTAAGGCAGCCTCCACACTAAGGCGTAGGGAGGTTTCACTAGCCCCCAGTGAATTAATGTCATTGAAATATGATGTTGTTGAGAAGACTAGGCTTAGTGATATTCAAATGGAGGATGCGGTGAAGTACTTAGTGGACTTGGATAAGGTGGTTAGCGTGGATAAGAGGTTGTCCGTTAGGATGCTTAGCCTAAGCATGATGGAGACTAGGAAAACTATAGTTAACAGTGAAGGTGTCTTAGTGGAAAGTAGGGTTCCTAGGCTTGAATTATTCATGGTGATTATGGCCCATGACCCGAGTAAGGGCCTTAGTCAACAAAGAAGTGAACAGTACGGTGGTAGTGGTGGTTGGGAATTAATCAAGGCACTCCGCATAGAGGATGATGCTAAGAGGAACGCGGAAACACTAGTTAAAATTATTGATAATGCAAAGCCAATTAAAAGCGAGGAGAAACTGGACATAGTTTTCTCACCTGAATTAGCCGGAATATTTACCCATGAGTCCATAGGGCACCCTAGCGAATTAGATAGAATAATGGGTAGGGAAGGAGCTGAGGCTGGTGAATCATACATGAAGCCCAGTGATTTAGGGAATTTGAGGATTGGAAGTGAGTACGTTACCATAATTGATGACCCAACAATACCGAATAGTTACGGTTACTACCTGGTTGATGAGGAGGGGGTTAAGGCTAGGCCAAGGATCCTCGTTAATAAAGGCGTCATTAATGAATTCCTAATGAACAGGGAATACGCATCATACATTGGCGCACGCAGTAGTGCCGCGGCCAGGGCAAGTGAATTCAATAGGGAGCCAATACCTAGAATGGCTAACACTTACTTAGCTCCAGGTGACTGGAAGCCTGATGAGATAATTAGGGAAACTAGGAATGGGCTATACTTCGTATCCTACCAGGAATGGAATATTGATGACAGGAGGTGGTTCGGTAGGTATGGTGGATTAGAGGCGTATAGGATTACTAACGGTGAATTAGGTGAATTAGTTTTAATGCCTTATGTTGAGTTAACCACTAAGGCGCTTTGGAGTAGTGTTGATGCTGTTGCCAATGACCTATCCTTCAATGCTGGCACTTGCGGCAAAGGTAACCCAATGCAGGGTGTACCCGTATGGTTCGGTGGTGTAACCTTTAGGGTTAAGAATATTCTGGTTAAGCCCCCTGTCCTAAATCAGTAA
- a CDS encoding RNA polymerase Rpb4 family protein has translation MVRKVKDYVDVSNPEALRLLEDIVTKYGLESQIINITLDYLRRYSKVKPEDAQALIKELTSKYGLARITAIQVVNIMPSTPEELQSIISVEKRPFKEDDLKEIVDLLNSYRVKSG, from the coding sequence GTGGTTAGGAAAGTTAAGGATTACGTTGATGTGAGTAACCCGGAGGCACTTAGGTTACTTGAGGATATTGTAACTAAGTACGGCCTAGAGTCACAGATAATAAACATTACCCTGGATTACCTTAGGAGGTATAGTAAGGTTAAGCCTGAAGACGCTCAGGCTCTTATTAAGGAGTTAACGAGCAAGTATGGTTTAGCCAGGATTACTGCAATACAAGTGGTCAACATTATGCCCTCAACCCCTGAGGAGCTTCAGTCAATAATAAGTGTTGAGAAGAGACCCTTTAAGGAGGATGATCTTAAGGAAATCGTGGATCTCCTTAACTCCTACAGGGTTAAGTCAGGGTGA
- a CDS encoding sodium:calcium antiporter, translating into MGIMVLITWITIGVALTFAGGLLFTNALEYIGGRSRIGESFVGAIISPIFTSTPELIVFAVALYLYGGESGQDIGIGTVMGEPFMISTVVFPLIFLFVFIGKFLGTRDDVVLEVNKELIIPYLLFTALYPTILLPALISSVIVKWTVALLLILTYIIYVKIMYSFQGLAIEDYEEPYLSLVVNIHGYRHALAFTQVVLALITLIIGSRLMVHAIDEAARLLSIDALSLTIVVVPLATVLPESITAVIWVLKNRDTMAVAALVGEKVLYSTIYPALGLLLTHWRLTLGALVSVIMVEVISIIIIYHIVRRRLTPDVAILGLIGYVVYVMLVFHLIIPY; encoded by the coding sequence ATGGGGATAATGGTCTTAATTACGTGGATTACTATTGGAGTGGCCTTAACATTTGCCGGTGGTTTACTGTTCACTAATGCCTTAGAGTACATAGGTGGGAGGTCAAGGATCGGTGAGTCATTTGTTGGAGCCATCATATCACCTATCTTCACCTCAACGCCTGAGTTAATTGTGTTCGCGGTGGCGCTTTACCTATATGGTGGGGAATCTGGGCAGGATATTGGGATTGGGACGGTAATGGGTGAACCCTTCATGATTTCTACGGTAGTTTTCCCATTAATCTTCCTCTTCGTATTCATAGGTAAGTTCCTGGGAACTAGAGATGACGTGGTACTTGAGGTTAATAAGGAATTGATAATCCCTTACCTACTCTTCACCGCGCTTTACCCAACCATACTACTACCGGCTTTAATAAGTAGTGTTATTGTGAAGTGGACTGTGGCGCTATTGCTAATCCTAACTTACATAATTTACGTAAAGATTATGTACTCCTTTCAAGGATTAGCTATTGAGGATTACGAGGAACCATACTTATCTCTAGTGGTTAACATACATGGGTATAGGCATGCATTAGCATTCACTCAAGTGGTTTTAGCCCTTATTACTTTAATAATTGGCTCAAGATTAATGGTTCACGCCATTGATGAGGCCGCTAGGTTACTTTCAATTGATGCATTATCGTTAACAATAGTGGTGGTACCGTTGGCCACTGTCCTGCCTGAGTCAATAACTGCAGTGATATGGGTGCTTAAGAATAGGGACACCATGGCTGTAGCGGCGTTGGTGGGTGAGAAGGTTCTTTACTCCACAATATACCCAGCATTAGGCTTACTTCTAACTCACTGGAGGTTAACATTAGGTGCATTAGTAAGTGTAATTATGGTTGAAGTCATTTCAATCATAATAATTTACCACATAGTGAGGAGGAGACTAACCCCTGATGTAGCCATACTGGGTTTAATAGGCTACGTGGTTTACGTAATGCTTGTGTTCCACTTAATCATACCTTATTGA
- a CDS encoding acylphosphatase has protein sequence MRGRVKLRIVVRGIVQGVGFRSFIRRHATALGLTGYVRNLPDGESVEIVVSGPEDSVNELIRLAKKGPPAAVVDNVEVEPYEGAEDFVDFSIRYD, from the coding sequence ATGAGGGGTAGGGTTAAGTTAAGAATAGTAGTTAGGGGCATCGTGCAGGGGGTGGGCTTTAGATCATTCATTAGGCGTCATGCCACTGCACTTGGCCTAACAGGCTACGTTAGGAATCTACCTGATGGTGAATCCGTTGAGATAGTGGTAAGTGGCCCGGAGGATAGTGTGAATGAGTTAATAAGGCTTGCCAAGAAGGGTCCACCTGCGGCTGTTGTTGATAATGTGGAGGTGGAGCCCTATGAAGGTGCTGAGGATTTCGTGGACTTTTCAATAAGGTATGATTAA
- a CDS encoding XTP/dITP diphosphatase, with translation MVILRFVTRNQHKVKEASSILSQYGIGIIMENAINKVEIQSDSLEEIVTYALRLNCVNWLVVEDDGLFVDSLNGFPGPYSEYVYRTIGLRGLLRLLQGSVNRSAYFKSVVGLCINNEVKLFTGIVKGRLSEEPRGSGGFGYDPVFIPDGYDLTFSEMGEELKNKLSHRSRAFNNLAGYLTRITDLGQGA, from the coding sequence GTGGTAATCTTAAGGTTCGTAACTAGGAATCAGCATAAGGTAAAGGAGGCTAGCTCAATACTTTCACAGTATGGTATTGGAATAATCATGGAGAATGCGATTAATAAGGTTGAAATACAGAGTGATAGTCTAGAGGAGATAGTTACTTATGCCCTTAGGTTAAATTGCGTTAATTGGCTTGTGGTTGAGGATGATGGCTTATTCGTGGATTCCCTCAATGGCTTCCCTGGGCCCTACTCAGAGTACGTTTACAGGACAATAGGGTTAAGGGGCTTATTGAGGCTTCTTCAGGGTTCAGTAAACAGGAGTGCGTACTTCAAGTCCGTTGTAGGCTTATGCATAAATAATGAGGTTAAGTTGTTTACAGGTATTGTTAAAGGTAGGTTAAGTGAGGAGCCGAGGGGTAGTGGTGGCTTTGGGTATGATCCAGTATTCATACCTGATGGTTATGATTTAACGTTTTCAGAAATGGGTGAGGAACTTAAGAATAAGCTATCGCATAGGTCACGGGCTTTCAATAACCTAGCCGGCTACTTAACTAGGATTACTGATTTAGGACAGGGGGCTTAA
- a CDS encoding AAA family ATPase gives MYGDWLTYREPFTELADLRKLLNWLRNLNEDSSPNICVFPGTGEHWFWSLKYSMQGEEGYTIWGDSLQSSSRNIDDITGIPFKQLVDKYRNGLLNSRFEIKDLSNAHPLIGLFYINGVGYVGFGLVTDINFDVYRNFRYWKESENRHWLVRWRIRVIWIDEVIRRILQYGEYNDEVNGELMKIHGELRLVKLLKMNNVNYVPQTNNCFRDENSRRIWEAIKSVLTEDEVNAMIRFYEQPLKATVKASLQPISDVNDVLEKIKERIKGTDEAILRRFIVGALLGNVMLIGPPGMGKTTLAELLARTVAGDDGYMIKTANALWFRRDVIGGETIENGTVKWISGFLIKAYNRAAERDRLFFLIIDELNRADADKAFGEFFTIFRSPNPSDWRMMNELVNEIENWGSKLDDESRRFLEYYRKYGDEPLRRLRVIAVMNLVDVRNLFLVGNALARRFQVIEIKCPQDATDVESLSSELRGELSDDEVSQVIDYVATLRKNSNISRRACISTGAVVNAINIIKEMKRMGVLNPNNLIVEFNEALKSSLGVIDHKLVSALDNALGNYLNKGRVGVSNDA, from the coding sequence GTGTATGGGGATTGGTTAACCTATAGGGAACCCTTCACGGAATTAGCTGATTTAAGGAAATTACTTAATTGGTTAAGAAACCTTAATGAAGACTCCTCCCCCAATATATGCGTTTTCCCAGGTACTGGCGAGCACTGGTTTTGGTCACTTAAGTATTCAATGCAGGGCGAGGAGGGATACACGATATGGGGAGATAGCTTGCAAAGCTCATCAAGGAACATTGATGATATCACTGGGATACCTTTTAAGCAGTTAGTGGATAAGTATAGGAATGGGTTACTTAACTCTAGGTTTGAAATTAAGGACCTGAGTAATGCGCATCCACTAATCGGCCTATTTTACATTAATGGTGTGGGTTATGTGGGTTTTGGCCTAGTTACCGACATTAATTTCGACGTGTATAGGAATTTCAGGTATTGGAAGGAGAGTGAAAATAGACATTGGCTAGTTAGATGGAGAATTAGGGTGATTTGGATTGACGAAGTAATTAGAAGAATCCTACAATACGGTGAATACAATGATGAGGTTAATGGTGAATTAATGAAGATTCATGGTGAATTAAGGCTCGTTAAGCTACTGAAAATGAACAATGTAAATTATGTTCCCCAGACCAACAATTGCTTTAGAGATGAAAATAGTAGGAGGATTTGGGAAGCAATTAAGAGTGTGTTAACTGAGGATGAGGTTAACGCAATGATTAGATTCTATGAGCAGCCACTTAAGGCTACGGTTAAGGCTTCATTACAACCCATCAGCGACGTGAACGATGTGCTAGAGAAGATTAAAGAAAGGATTAAGGGTACTGATGAGGCCATCCTACGTAGGTTCATTGTAGGTGCATTACTAGGTAACGTTATGTTAATTGGCCCACCTGGTATGGGTAAGACAACGCTTGCTGAGTTACTTGCAAGGACTGTGGCCGGTGATGATGGTTACATGATTAAGACCGCCAACGCCCTATGGTTTAGGAGGGACGTAATTGGGGGTGAGACCATTGAAAATGGTACAGTTAAGTGGATTTCAGGCTTCCTAATCAAGGCCTATAATAGGGCTGCTGAGAGGGATAGGTTATTCTTCCTCATAATAGATGAGTTAAATAGGGCTGACGCTGATAAGGCCTTTGGGGAATTCTTCACAATATTCAGGTCACCAAACCCCAGTGACTGGAGAATGATGAATGAATTAGTGAATGAAATTGAGAATTGGGGTAGTAAGCTTGATGACGAATCCAGGAGATTCCTGGAATACTACAGGAAGTATGGTGATGAACCATTACGCAGATTAAGGGTGATAGCAGTAATGAACCTAGTTGACGTCAGAAACCTGTTCCTAGTGGGTAATGCATTAGCCAGGAGGTTTCAGGTTATTGAGATTAAGTGCCCGCAGGATGCCACTGATGTTGAGTCATTGAGTAGTGAACTCAGAGGTGAATTATCCGACGATGAGGTAAGCCAAGTAATCGATTACGTAGCTACTTTAAGGAAAAACTCAAACATAAGTAGGCGTGCCTGCATATCAACTGGGGCGGTGGTTAATGCAATAAATATTATTAAGGAGATGAAGCGCATGGGTGTGTTGAATCCCAACAATCTTATCGTGGAATTCAATGAGGCGTTGAAGTCATCCTTAGGCGTAATAGACCATAAGTTAGTCAGTGCTTTAGATAACGCCTTAGGCAACTACCTCAATAAGGGTAGGGTTGGTGTTTCAAATGATGCGTGA